One segment of Aulosira sp. FACHB-615 DNA contains the following:
- a CDS encoding putative baseplate assembly protein, translating to MEFDFLPKLPKSNLDDRTFKDLVDECILRIPRYCPEWTNYNPSDPGITLIELFAWLTDQMLLRFNEVPKRNYITFLELLGVRLQAPAPAVADITFYLSAALPDTYTIPAGVEVATIRTETQEAIAFTTDRPLIIDKPQIRHFLTCPTADQKPEILRDRFTNLWTMRSDGEWYGRELALFEEQPQPGNSFYLVIDGESQCEGNVLALQLKGEAATATGINPDIPPRRWEAWNGVEWEAVLLQESDDSTKGFSFSELQAQGINPLQGADIVLHLPQSWPVTTFTAYQGRWLRCVYTAPQPNQPGYSSSPRMIGLAVRSIGGTVGASQSELIRNEILGESDGTPGQTFQLQGVPVLNRREDEYLIISPPGGIPQRWYEVSDFANSLPQDLHYTVDSRTGTVQFGPVIREPAQLQQQTELRRGVGNFANIQELERQYGAVPPRGSVIRMVAYRTGGGRKGNVQRGTITVAKNAVPYVARLINHTPARNGSDAESLEDAVIRVPAMLRTRDRAVTPEDFEVLTLQAGGGAVARVRCLPPTTTQEAGTIKLLVVPAANTDAINRGEGIEPELFSLSPQLRDQIIAYLDERRLLGIQVKLQAPEYVGVAVQTEVALEPEYNHPAAQQEILSKLRVALYRFLNPITGGQDGRGWPFGRPVYPSDIVNLFQQFPAVRYLGVVQLFELRYVGSTWVRSLPQNPVIDPGALGLICSWQNTRLRSGHVVNLIQ from the coding sequence GTGGAATTTGATTTTTTACCGAAGTTACCCAAGTCTAATCTAGACGATCGCACTTTTAAAGATTTAGTTGATGAGTGTATTCTGCGGATTCCCCGCTATTGTCCAGAATGGACGAATTATAACCCCAGTGACCCAGGTATCACGTTAATTGAGCTATTTGCTTGGTTAACTGACCAAATGTTGCTGCGGTTTAATGAAGTACCAAAGCGCAATTACATTACTTTTTTAGAGTTATTAGGTGTCAGGTTACAAGCACCTGCGCCGGCGGTGGCGGATATTACTTTTTATTTGAGTGCGGCTTTACCTGACACTTACACGATTCCGGCTGGGGTGGAGGTGGCGACAATTCGCACGGAAACCCAAGAGGCGATCGCATTCACTACAGATCGGCCTTTAATTATTGATAAACCGCAAATTCGCCACTTTCTCACCTGTCCCACTGCTGATCAAAAACCAGAAATTTTGCGCGATCGCTTTACTAATTTATGGACGATGCGCTCTGATGGTGAGTGGTATGGTAGAGAGTTAGCACTGTTTGAAGAACAACCCCAACCCGGAAACAGTTTTTATTTAGTGATTGATGGGGAATCTCAGTGCGAAGGAAATGTTCTCGCCTTGCAATTAAAAGGAGAAGCCGCCACCGCCACAGGGATTAACCCTGACATTCCGCCGCGTCGTTGGGAAGCCTGGAATGGTGTGGAATGGGAAGCGGTACTGTTGCAAGAATCTGACGACAGCACCAAAGGTTTTAGTTTTAGCGAATTGCAGGCCCAAGGGATTAACCCTCTACAAGGTGCAGATATCGTCCTGCATTTACCGCAATCTTGGCCTGTGACGACTTTCACCGCCTATCAAGGACGCTGGCTACGTTGTGTTTATACTGCGCCCCAACCCAATCAACCAGGCTATAGCAGTTCGCCGCGCATGATTGGTTTGGCGGTGAGATCAATCGGCGGAACTGTGGGTGCGAGTCAAAGTGAATTGATTCGCAATGAAATTTTAGGAGAAAGTGATGGTACGCCGGGACAAACTTTTCAATTACAAGGCGTTCCGGTGTTGAACCGTCGAGAAGATGAATATTTGATCATTTCGCCGCCAGGGGGAATCCCTCAACGGTGGTATGAAGTCAGCGATTTTGCTAATTCTCTTCCTCAAGATTTGCACTACACCGTCGATTCGCGTACTGGGACTGTGCAGTTTGGCCCGGTGATTCGGGAACCGGCCCAACTCCAGCAACAGACGGAATTAAGGAGGGGAGTAGGGAATTTTGCCAATATTCAGGAGTTAGAAAGGCAATATGGGGCTGTTCCGCCGCGCGGTTCGGTGATTCGCATGGTTGCATACCGCACAGGTGGCGGGCGTAAGGGGAATGTGCAACGGGGGACAATTACCGTAGCGAAAAATGCGGTTCCTTATGTGGCGAGGTTGATTAACCATACACCAGCCCGTAACGGTTCTGATGCGGAATCTTTGGAAGATGCGGTGATTCGCGTTCCGGCGATGCTGCGAACCCGCGATCGCGCTGTGACTCCCGAAGATTTTGAGGTGTTGACCCTACAAGCTGGTGGTGGTGCGGTGGCGCGGGTGCGCTGCTTACCACCGACAACTACACAAGAGGCTGGAACCATCAAATTATTAGTTGTCCCGGCGGCGAATACAGATGCAATTAATCGTGGCGAAGGTATCGAACCAGAATTATTTAGTCTGAGTCCGCAATTGCGTGACCAAATTATTGCTTATTTAGATGAACGGAGGTTATTAGGAATACAAGTTAAATTGCAAGCCCCGGAATATGTGGGGGTAGCAGTGCAAACAGAAGTCGCCTTGGAACCAGAATACAACCATCCTGCCGCCCAGCAAGAGATTTTAAGTAAATTACGGGTGGCGTTGTATCGGTTTTTGAATCCGATTACGGGGGGTCAGGATGGGAGAGGCTGGCCTTTTGGGCGACCTGTTTACCCTTCGGATATTGTGAATTTGTTTCAGCAATTTCCGGCGGTGCGGTATTTGGGAGTAGTGCAGTTATTTGAATTGCGCTATGTGGGTTCAACTTGGGTGCGATCGCTTCCTCAAAATCCGGTGATTGATCCAGGGGCGTTGGGCTTAATTTGTTCCTGGCAAAATACGCGGTTGCGTTCTGGTCATGTTGTTAATCTCATCCAATAA
- a CDS encoding rhodanese-like domain-containing protein, which produces MTDKSFGQPMTQITVEELAERLATDAVNIQLVDVREPQELAIASLPGFVNLPLSEYANWNEQIFTMLNPEAETLVLCHHGVRSAQMCQWLIAQGFTNVKNITGGIAAYSQLVDPEIPQY; this is translated from the coding sequence ATGACAGATAAATCCTTTGGGCAACCCATGACTCAAATTACCGTTGAAGAATTAGCCGAACGTTTAGCTACTGATGCTGTAAATATTCAGTTAGTAGATGTGCGTGAACCCCAAGAATTAGCGATCGCCAGCCTCCCAGGGTTTGTTAACTTACCGTTGAGTGAATATGCCAACTGGAATGAACAAATTTTCACGATGTTGAATCCAGAGGCTGAAACCCTTGTCCTTTGTCATCACGGTGTGCGTTCTGCTCAGATGTGTCAGTGGTTGATTGCTCAAGGATTTACAAATGTCAAAAATATTACAGGTGGTATCGCCGCTTATTCTCAACTAGTTGACCCAGAAATCCCACAATATTAG
- a CDS encoding VgrG-related protein: MPVLYIPEPLLQIDGTNASADLLNDILQITVEESLHLPGMFTLVIRNDYFPGQTTEATWKHQSLFAIGKKIKIGFVSSTTQNADFEDAEQGYVLEGEITAIETEFTSGSQAPIIIRGYDMSHRLHRGRYNRSFQNVTDSDVVNQVIGEAGITAGTVTSTTIVHDYVFQENQTNMEFLRERAARLGFELYVQDSKLNFRQPAQNESLSLKWLEDIHNFRVRVSSAEQVSSVEVRGWDYSTKKSIVSTASTEQVITTTDNGKGSSTSTKFSIKPKMIVVDQPVFSVNEAAKIAQALCNELGGEFVMADAVGEGNPKIRPGKVIKLTDMGSYSGSYYVTETRHLFQERKFVTEFSVRGLRSGDLLATLSPQTHLQAGQTLLVGVVSNNQDPKGWGRVRVKFPTLTEEHESNWARVVSVGAGPGRGFDCLPEINDEVLVAFEHGDIHRPYVIGGVWNGTDAPPETVADTVVSGKVRLRTFKTRVGHKLQFVEEDKGTTKKGAYLQTIGGHNLRMNDSEKFAELETTGGHKFRCDDSNKTISLTSTGDITVKSGTTGTANKISVNGGEIALTAIQKISLTVGGTSIELTTSGITMRTTGTVSIQSGSSISVQAGGSLSANAGGAISANSGSSVSVNAGATVSINGAASVGILGGIIRLNC, translated from the coding sequence ATGCCTGTCCTTTACATACCTGAGCCACTATTACAAATTGATGGCACTAATGCTTCTGCTGATTTGCTCAATGATATTTTGCAAATCACAGTCGAAGAAAGTTTGCATTTACCAGGAATGTTTACTTTAGTAATCCGTAATGATTACTTTCCAGGACAGACAACAGAAGCAACTTGGAAGCATCAAAGTTTATTTGCTATTGGTAAGAAAATTAAAATTGGCTTTGTTTCCAGCACGACGCAAAACGCAGATTTTGAAGATGCAGAGCAAGGTTACGTCTTAGAAGGGGAAATTACAGCCATAGAAACTGAGTTCACCAGTGGTTCTCAAGCTCCCATCATCATTCGTGGCTATGATATGTCCCACCGCTTGCACCGAGGACGCTACAATCGCTCCTTTCAAAATGTTACCGATAGCGATGTGGTCAACCAAGTTATCGGTGAAGCAGGTATTACAGCAGGTACAGTTACCTCTACCACTATTGTTCATGATTACGTCTTTCAAGAAAATCAGACCAATATGGAATTTTTGCGGGAACGAGCCGCCCGCCTCGGCTTTGAATTATATGTGCAGGATAGTAAATTAAACTTTCGCCAACCTGCCCAAAATGAATCTTTATCACTTAAATGGTTAGAAGATATCCATAACTTCCGGGTTCGTGTTAGCAGTGCAGAACAAGTCAGTTCTGTGGAAGTAAGAGGCTGGGACTACTCTACCAAAAAGTCTATTGTTTCTACAGCCTCTACAGAACAGGTTATTACCACCACAGATAACGGCAAAGGTAGTTCAACTAGCACAAAATTCAGTATCAAGCCGAAAATGATTGTGGTAGACCAGCCTGTGTTTAGTGTGAATGAAGCAGCAAAAATCGCCCAAGCTTTGTGTAATGAACTGGGTGGTGAGTTTGTTATGGCTGATGCTGTTGGTGAAGGAAATCCCAAGATCAGGCCAGGAAAAGTCATTAAATTGACAGATATGGGTAGTTACAGTGGTAGCTACTACGTGACAGAAACTCGCCATCTGTTTCAGGAGCGAAAATTCGTTACAGAGTTTAGTGTGCGGGGTTTGCGTTCTGGAGATTTGTTAGCAACTCTCTCACCCCAAACACATCTGCAAGCAGGACAAACTCTATTAGTAGGTGTAGTGAGTAACAACCAAGACCCAAAAGGTTGGGGTCGTGTGCGAGTGAAGTTTCCAACATTAACTGAAGAGCATGAAAGTAATTGGGCAAGAGTTGTGAGTGTTGGTGCAGGCCCAGGAAGAGGTTTTGACTGTTTACCAGAGATCAACGATGAGGTTTTAGTCGCCTTTGAACACGGCGATATTCATCGTCCTTACGTCATTGGCGGTGTGTGGAATGGCACAGATGCACCACCAGAAACAGTGGCTGATACCGTTGTTAGTGGCAAAGTGCGCCTGCGGACATTTAAAACCCGCGTTGGTCATAAACTCCAATTTGTTGAAGAAGACAAAGGCACTACTAAAAAAGGCGCATATCTGCAAACAATAGGCGGTCACAACTTACGAATGAATGACAGCGAGAAATTTGCCGAGTTAGAAACTACAGGCGGTCACAAATTTCGCTGTGATGACAGCAATAAAACCATTAGCTTGACTTCCACAGGTGACATCACCGTTAAATCTGGCACAACCGGGACAGCCAATAAAATTAGTGTCAATGGTGGTGAAATTGCTTTAACTGCAATACAAAAAATTTCTTTAACTGTAGGAGGTACAAGTATTGAACTGACAACTAGTGGTATCACAATGAGAACGACGGGAACTGTGAGTATCCAATCTGGTAGTTCCATCAGTGTGCAAGCTGGAGGTTCTTTGAGTGCTAACGCTGGTGGCGCAATTTCCGCTAATTCCGGTAGTTCGGTCAGCGTCAATGCTGGCGCTACAGTCAGTATCAACGGTGCAGCTTCCGTCGGCATTTTAGGCGGGATAATTCGGTTGAATTGTTAA
- a CDS encoding ankyrin repeat domain-containing protein produces the protein MNFSQEFEQALTQSASLEKFTSLLKKISNYNYVLQGEEPDSLIHLAVVNDRLDVVKLLVQQGASLEPLEIRPKSENPHPEFEVFGFDDDERFTGDPLLSAAATGKQEIFEFLAPLASISQRRQAMLYLADGLKSNSLSYSEDNTSFQQLINSKPSTDNPDSFGQWLHDLAQSTITEPSLNDTIRSASLKFIERCQAQILQGLNINRIGDHGCTLLWTASNNGYLEAVQTLLQLGATPDIPNQTDGWTPLMIAVDAHIPWLCGTKSIWGTAKSQQVNIVHLLLEAGANVNFAGKNGETALYLLHSFDREEIFDEEIDLAICEMESVLRDAGAK, from the coding sequence ATGAATTTTTCACAAGAATTTGAGCAAGCACTTACTCAAAGTGCTTCTTTAGAAAAGTTCACATCTTTACTGAAGAAAATTAGTAACTATAACTATGTTTTGCAAGGAGAGGAACCAGATAGCCTAATTCATTTGGCAGTAGTTAATGACCGATTAGATGTTGTCAAGCTATTAGTGCAGCAAGGTGCGTCTCTAGAACCATTAGAGATTCGCCCAAAATCAGAAAATCCACATCCTGAATTTGAAGTTTTTGGTTTTGATGATGATGAAAGATTTACTGGAGATCCCTTACTGAGTGCTGCTGCGACAGGAAAGCAAGAGATATTTGAGTTCTTAGCGCCACTGGCTTCCATCAGTCAACGTAGACAAGCAATGTTATATCTAGCTGATGGTCTCAAAAGTAATTCACTTTCGTATTCTGAAGATAACACTAGTTTTCAACAACTGATCAACTCTAAACCTAGTACAGATAATCCTGACTCTTTTGGTCAATGGCTTCATGATTTAGCTCAGTCAACGATTACAGAGCCAAGTCTAAACGACACAATACGATCTGCATCATTAAAATTCATCGAAAGATGTCAAGCGCAAATTTTGCAAGGATTGAATATTAATAGGATTGGTGATCATGGATGTACTCTTTTGTGGACAGCATCAAATAATGGATATCTTGAAGCCGTTCAAACCTTGCTGCAATTAGGTGCGACTCCTGATATTCCTAACCAGACAGATGGTTGGACTCCGTTAATGATAGCTGTTGATGCTCATATTCCCTGGCTATGTGGTACTAAAAGTATTTGGGGAACAGCCAAAAGTCAGCAAGTAAATATTGTTCATCTCCTTTTAGAAGCAGGTGCAAATGTCAACTTTGCCGGAAAAAATGGGGAAACTGCTTTGTATTTACTTCATAGCTTTGACCGAGAGGAAATTTTTGATGAGGAAATCGACTTAGCAATTTGTGAAATGGAATCTGTTTTAAGAGATGCAGGTGCTAAGTAA
- a CDS encoding DUF3352 domain-containing protein, whose translation MVNRQSSFFGFIVAGTIALVLIAIAGFWFFTRTPVTLVTSTTSQPGAAIFVSKLSPVMVSLLTNPDRLQALEREGEISKIKTSLLAKSGIDYQKDIQPWLGNEITLAVTTTDLDRDSANGQQPGYLMALATNKQDKSREFVELLFSKRVLAGANLDTEEYQGVKVLYDSQLAAAVVGDGFVLFANSPSVVKDAINNVQAPDLNLTSSPQYQKALQQLPEASLAVAFLNFPIIAQWQSLELPEPTYDSEIVSLGLNSKGLLAETSFLTTSELTQAATPLTKPVEALQYIPASAGLAISGANLSNLADSDLAKFWTQIKTAISGSETDVISRLVQPLTEVQKTWGMNFNQDIFSWVKGEYAIALLPRTGQVFPDWIFVVEKTEELPAGIAKLDAIASAKGLSSSTLSLDKQKISAWTELTAKKTANKDQPSFTIEATAQGIHTTLDNYEIFTSDLATMDEVLAGKEKSLLDSRNFQTSVAAIPQPNQGYVYLDWAKSQGVLERQIPVLKLIEVLGKPFFNRLRSLTVSSYSSETNVLKGGIFLQLQE comes from the coding sequence ATGGTGAATCGGCAAAGCTCATTTTTTGGTTTTATAGTCGCTGGTACGATCGCACTGGTATTAATTGCGATCGCAGGTTTTTGGTTCTTCACCAGAACTCCTGTTACCCTCGTCACTTCCACCACCTCCCAGCCTGGTGCAGCTATTTTTGTGTCGAAGCTTTCTCCGGTGATGGTGTCGTTACTCACCAACCCTGACCGTTTGCAGGCTTTGGAACGAGAAGGAGAAATTTCTAAAATCAAAACCAGTTTATTGGCTAAAAGTGGCATTGATTATCAAAAAGATATTCAGCCTTGGTTGGGTAACGAAATTACCCTAGCTGTCACCACCACAGATTTAGACCGTGATTCCGCCAATGGACAGCAGCCAGGATATCTCATGGCTTTAGCTACCAACAAACAAGACAAAAGCCGCGAGTTTGTCGAGTTGTTGTTTTCAAAACGAGTATTAGCTGGCGCGAACTTAGATACAGAAGAATATCAAGGTGTGAAGGTGCTTTACGATAGCCAACTTGCAGCCGCAGTGGTTGGTGATGGCTTTGTGTTATTTGCGAATAGTCCCAGCGTTGTCAAGGATGCAATTAACAACGTCCAAGCACCAGACCTCAATTTAACTAGTTCGCCCCAATACCAAAAAGCTCTCCAGCAATTACCCGAAGCTTCCTTAGCCGTGGCTTTCTTGAATTTTCCCATCATTGCTCAATGGCAAAGTTTAGAACTACCAGAACCAACCTACGACAGTGAAATTGTGTCTTTGGGCTTGAACTCCAAAGGTTTATTAGCAGAAACCAGCTTTTTAACAACATCCGAACTCACCCAAGCAGCCACGCCACTCACAAAACCAGTCGAGGCGTTGCAATATATTCCAGCATCGGCGGGTTTGGCAATTTCTGGTGCAAACTTAAGCAACTTGGCTGACAGTGATTTAGCCAAATTCTGGACGCAAATTAAAACAGCCATTTCTGGTTCGGAAACAGATGTGATTTCCCGATTGGTACAACCATTAACAGAAGTCCAGAAAACCTGGGGGATGAACTTTAATCAAGATATTTTTAGCTGGGTTAAAGGAGAATATGCGATCGCACTTTTACCACGTACAGGCCAAGTTTTCCCCGATTGGATTTTTGTTGTGGAGAAAACTGAGGAATTACCAGCAGGAATTGCGAAATTAGATGCGATCGCCTCTGCAAAGGGACTTAGTAGTAGTACTCTGAGTTTAGATAAACAAAAAATCTCCGCTTGGACAGAGTTAACCGCTAAAAAAACAGCAAATAAAGACCAACCATCCTTCACCATTGAAGCCACAGCCCAAGGGATACACACCACCCTCGACAATTACGAAATTTTTACTTCCGACTTGGCGACAATGGATGAAGTTCTTGCAGGTAAAGAAAAATCCTTACTAGACAGTCGCAATTTTCAAACCAGCGTCGCGGCGATTCCCCAACCCAATCAAGGTTATGTATATCTAGATTGGGCAAAAAGTCAAGGAGTGTTAGAAAGGCAAATCCCCGTACTGAAACTCATAGAAGTCCTGGGTAAACCATTTTTTAACAGATTGCGATCGCTCACAGTCAGCAGTTACAGTAGCGAAACAAACGTACTCAAAGGCGGGATTTTCCTACAACTGCAAGAGTAA
- a CDS encoding PAAR domain-containing protein, producing MFPAARLTDLTVTGDPITAPGVPNVLIVGLPAACVGDLVAGPVVTGSIVLGSFTVLIGGRPAARVTSQVAGVNTVTGVPLTTVVGIGAPTVLIGG from the coding sequence ATGTTTCCCGCAGCAAGATTAACTGATTTAACTGTCACAGGCGATCCAATTACTGCGCCTGGTGTGCCGAATGTTTTAATTGTAGGTTTACCCGCAGCTTGTGTTGGCGATTTAGTAGCGGGGCCTGTGGTGACTGGTAGTATTGTGCTGGGGTCTTTTACGGTTTTGATTGGTGGTAGACCTGCGGCGCGAGTTACATCTCAGGTAGCTGGGGTGAATACTGTCACTGGTGTGCCGTTAACTACGGTTGTGGGTATAGGTGCGCCGACAGTGTTAATTGGTGGCTGA
- the hrcA gene encoding heat-inducible transcriptional repressor HrcA, translated as MEVQLTNRQQHILWATIRHYIATAEPVGSKVLVEEYDLGVSSATIRNVMGALEKSGLLYQPHTSAGRIPSDSGYRIYVDQLITPSLRDATRTETLAKEVELSLQQRLHWEDWSLEALIHGAAQILATLSGCISLITMPQTSTALVRHLQLLQIEAGRIMLILVTDGYETHSKVMDLPPEKENLQLDAEVIDRELQIVSNFLNNHLRGRSLLEIANLNWSELDQEFQLYGEFLKSSVAELSRRTQAPTPTQIMVRGVTEVLRQPEFSQLQQVKTIMQLLEEEQDKLCQLIFDEPETEDASKSRVTVRIGAENPLEPIRTCSLISSTYRRGSVPIGSVGVLGPTRLDYESAIAVVAAAADYLSEAFS; from the coding sequence ATGGAAGTCCAGTTAACCAATCGACAACAGCACATCCTTTGGGCAACAATACGTCACTACATTGCGACAGCAGAACCTGTTGGATCAAAGGTTTTGGTGGAAGAGTATGACTTAGGCGTTAGCTCGGCCACAATTCGCAATGTGATGGGTGCATTAGAAAAATCTGGGCTACTTTATCAACCACATACCTCAGCTGGAAGAATACCTTCTGACTCCGGTTATCGCATTTATGTTGACCAGTTAATTACACCTTCTTTGCGAGACGCTACACGAACAGAAACCTTAGCCAAGGAAGTAGAACTTTCACTCCAACAACGCCTGCATTGGGAAGATTGGAGTTTGGAAGCCCTGATTCATGGAGCCGCACAGATTTTAGCGACATTAAGTGGTTGTATTAGCTTGATTACTATGCCCCAAACTTCAACAGCCTTAGTGCGACATTTACAACTGTTGCAAATTGAAGCTGGTAGAATCATGCTAATTTTAGTCACAGATGGCTATGAAACCCATTCTAAAGTGATGGATTTGCCACCAGAAAAAGAAAATTTGCAACTTGATGCTGAAGTAATTGATCGGGAGTTGCAGATAGTTTCTAACTTCTTAAATAACCATTTGCGGGGGCGGAGTTTATTAGAAATAGCTAACTTAAATTGGAGTGAATTAGACCAAGAATTTCAACTGTATGGCGAATTCTTGAAAAGTTCAGTTGCGGAATTAAGCCGTCGCACTCAAGCACCAACCCCAACACAAATTATGGTGCGTGGTGTCACAGAAGTATTGCGTCAGCCAGAATTTTCTCAATTGCAGCAAGTCAAAACAATTATGCAATTGCTAGAAGAAGAACAAGACAAATTATGCCAATTAATCTTTGATGAACCAGAGACAGAAGATGCAAGTAAATCTAGGGTGACAGTACGAATTGGTGCAGAAAATCCCTTAGAGCCGATACGTACTTGCAGCTTAATTTCTTCTACCTACCGTCGAGGTTCTGTACCGATTGGTAGTGTCGGGGTTTTAGGGCCGACGCGCCTAGATTACGAAAGTGCGATCGCAGTAGTAGCCGCCGCCGCCGATTACCTGTCTGAAGCTTTCAGTTAA
- a CDS encoding ATP-binding protein, translated as MVKSNFRNLIVKKDVLALLNDFAKAIDCQFTIENTEGEILFGQAGDNGAIAHPIEFAGELIGWVHGSQQAAGVVSLLVYALKQESEKKNLAHELLERYQEIDLLHDISIQVTASLNLRPVSRLLIQEAAQLIPSTGGAILLLNQKTNALEILAEIGSSSYLQQPIKLGEGIIGNIVQMGRGEIVNNIVAYPRYLGEKKQFNSLICVPLNVEERVVGAIVIGSETAVNYTSRDLKLLSILAMQAGVAIEKALLYEQSCEAAKIAQIQAQQLQTTLHELQQTQAQLIQSEKMSSLGQLVAGIAHEINNPVNFISGNINHAQQYVDDLLRLVHIYQDNCDYLPEIQELSEEIDLDFVSEDLPKLISSMSLGIKRVREIVLSLRNFSRTEQSQMTAADIHEGIDSTLLILDNRLKTSRSNFGIEVIKNYDVIPLVECYPSQLNQVFMNILANAIDALDGQEKEGVITISTSLENGKSFAHSPYIVVRIQDNGSGMTQDVRDRLFEPFFTTKPIGKGTGLGMPICRKIIEKHNGQIECFSEPGQGTVFCIHIPISARKNVEVPKNMLSKGSFTFQPPINTVGAPIPTTVVNGTPVTVFTPAT; from the coding sequence ATGGTTAAAAGCAATTTCAGGAATCTGATTGTAAAAAAGGATGTATTAGCTCTTCTCAATGATTTTGCTAAAGCGATAGATTGTCAGTTTACTATAGAAAATACGGAAGGCGAAATACTCTTCGGGCAAGCAGGAGACAATGGTGCGATCGCCCATCCAATAGAATTTGCTGGTGAATTGATTGGTTGGGTACATGGTTCACAACAGGCGGCTGGTGTTGTTTCACTTCTTGTCTATGCACTCAAACAAGAATCTGAAAAGAAAAATCTCGCCCATGAACTGCTAGAAAGATATCAAGAAATTGATTTACTCCATGATATTTCCATTCAAGTAACTGCCAGTCTCAATCTCCGCCCAGTTTCTCGATTACTCATCCAAGAAGCTGCTCAATTAATCCCTTCTACTGGTGGCGCGATTTTATTATTAAATCAAAAAACCAATGCCTTGGAAATTCTCGCTGAAATTGGCAGCAGCAGTTATCTCCAGCAACCAATCAAGTTAGGCGAAGGCATTATCGGTAATATAGTACAAATGGGACGGGGGGAAATTGTCAACAATATTGTTGCTTATCCCAGATACCTTGGAGAAAAGAAACAATTCAATTCCTTGATTTGTGTGCCGTTAAATGTTGAAGAACGGGTAGTTGGGGCAATTGTCATTGGTAGCGAAACTGCTGTTAATTATACTAGCCGAGACTTAAAGCTATTAAGTATATTGGCAATGCAGGCGGGAGTTGCAATTGAAAAAGCCTTGCTTTATGAACAAAGTTGTGAAGCAGCGAAAATTGCCCAAATCCAAGCGCAACAACTCCAAACTACACTGCATGAATTACAACAAACACAAGCACAGTTAATTCAAAGTGAAAAAATGTCAAGTTTGGGGCAATTAGTGGCTGGTATTGCCCACGAAATTAATAATCCGGTCAACTTTATTAGTGGAAATATTAATCATGCTCAACAATATGTTGATGATTTATTGCGTCTAGTACATATTTATCAAGACAACTGTGATTATCTTCCAGAAATTCAAGAACTCAGCGAAGAAATTGACTTAGACTTTGTTTCGGAAGATTTACCTAAACTCATCAGTTCCATGAGTTTAGGTATTAAGCGTGTCCGTGAGATTGTGTTATCCTTACGCAACTTTTCTCGCACGGAACAATCACAAATGACCGCAGCCGATATTCATGAAGGTATTGATAGTACTCTGCTAATTTTGGACAATCGCTTAAAGACAAGCCGTAGCAACTTTGGAATTGAAGTCATCAAAAATTATGATGTCATACCTTTAGTTGAGTGTTATCCCAGCCAACTTAATCAGGTATTTATGAATATTCTGGCTAATGCGATCGATGCTTTAGATGGTCAAGAAAAAGAAGGGGTGATTACTATTAGTACCTCATTGGAAAATGGCAAATCATTTGCCCATTCTCCATATATAGTGGTTCGGATTCAAGATAATGGTTCAGGAATGACCCAAGATGTGCGCGATCGCCTTTTTGAACCATTCTTCACCACCAAACCCATCGGTAAAGGTACAGGCTTAGGAATGCCCATTTGTCGCAAAATCATCGAAAAGCATAACGGTCAAATAGAATGCTTCTCTGAACCCGGACAAGGCACAGTTTTCTGCATTCACATTCCCATCTCCGCTCGCAAGAATGTCGAAGTACCAAAAAACATGCTGAGTAAAGGCTCTTTTACCTTTCAGCCACCAATTAACACTGTCGGCGCACCTATACCCACAACCGTAGTTAACGGCACACCAGTGACAGTATTCACCCCAGCTACCTGA
- a CDS encoding GPW/gp25 family protein, with product MPELNQNQHLGAGWSFPLRVNVQGGLQLSKADRNIEESMMLILRTELGERVYRPNFGSRLSELTFAPMNTQTLLLLRLHVQEALEMWEPRIVLDAVRADPDPLRGRVDIVIEYHPKDSHDSRSLVFPFYLNGQ from the coding sequence ATGCCAGAACTCAATCAAAATCAACACCTGGGTGCGGGCTGGTCGTTTCCGTTGCGGGTGAATGTCCAAGGAGGTCTGCAACTTAGTAAGGCCGATCGCAATATTGAAGAGTCGATGATGCTGATTCTGCGTACCGAGTTGGGTGAACGGGTGTATCGTCCTAACTTTGGTTCGCGGTTGTCGGAGTTGACTTTTGCACCGATGAATACGCAAACTTTATTACTTTTGCGTCTACACGTCCAAGAAGCTTTGGAAATGTGGGAACCGCGCATTGTTTTAGATGCGGTGCGTGCTGACCCAGATCCCCTGCGAGGTCGTGTAGATATTGTTATTGAATATCATCCTAAAGATAGCCATGATTCGCGGAGTTTAGTATTTCCGTTTTATTTGAATGGTCAGTAG